Proteins encoded together in one Chryseobacterium taklimakanense window:
- the mtaB gene encoding tRNA (N(6)-L-threonylcarbamoyladenosine(37)-C(2))-methylthiotransferase MtaB, protein MEQNTTKTAAYHTLGCKLNFAETSTIARNLTGAGYEKVSFDEKADVYVINTCSVTDNADRECKLHVKRAMKANPDGLVVVVGCYAQLKPEEISQIEGVDLVLGAKEKFNILSYLEDLKKSENQGIVHSCEIEETDFFIGSYSIGDRTRAFLKVQDGCDYKCTYCTIPLARGISRSDTIENVLKNAREISEKGIREIVLTGVNIGDYGKGEFGNKKHEHTFLDLIRELDQVDGIERIRISSIEPNLLKDESIELVSKSKSFVPHFHIPLQSGSDDLLKKMKRRYLTKLYTDRVAKIREVMPDAAIGVDVIVGFPGETEEHFLETYNFLNELPITYLHVFTYSERENTEAAGMDGVVPIPERKRRNKMLRILSEKKKMAFYQSQIGKTLPVLWEHENKEGYMYGFTENYVRVRKPFAAGSVNQIELVTLKHIKPDGTFDAEVSFDEFLAKV, encoded by the coding sequence ATGGAACAGAACACAACAAAAACCGCTGCATATCACACACTTGGCTGCAAACTTAACTTTGCAGAGACTTCTACCATCGCCAGAAATTTAACCGGCGCAGGGTATGAGAAGGTGAGTTTTGATGAGAAAGCGGATGTGTACGTCATCAACACCTGTTCCGTCACCGATAATGCGGACAGAGAGTGCAAGCTCCACGTAAAACGCGCCATGAAGGCCAATCCGGACGGTTTGGTGGTGGTCGTCGGTTGCTATGCCCAACTGAAACCTGAAGAAATTTCCCAAATCGAAGGCGTGGATCTGGTTTTGGGTGCGAAAGAGAAATTCAATATTTTAAGTTACCTCGAAGATTTGAAAAAATCTGAAAATCAGGGAATTGTACACTCGTGCGAAATTGAGGAAACGGATTTTTTCATCGGCAGTTATTCCATCGGCGACAGAACCCGCGCGTTTCTGAAAGTTCAGGACGGCTGCGATTACAAATGCACCTACTGCACGATTCCTTTGGCACGCGGCATTTCCCGTTCGGACACGATTGAAAATGTGTTGAAAAACGCCCGCGAAATTTCAGAAAAAGGCATCAGGGAAATCGTTCTTACCGGTGTCAATATCGGGGATTACGGCAAAGGCGAATTCGGTAACAAAAAACATGAGCATACTTTCCTGGATTTAATCAGGGAACTCGACCAGGTGGATGGCATCGAGAGAATCCGCATTTCGTCCATCGAACCGAATCTTCTGAAAGACGAAAGCATCGAACTGGTTTCAAAATCGAAAAGTTTCGTGCCGCATTTCCATATTCCGCTGCAGTCGGGAAGTGATGATCTGCTCAAAAAAATGAAACGCCGCTACCTCACCAAACTGTACACCGACCGTGTGGCGAAAATCCGTGAAGTGATGCCGGATGCGGCAATCGGCGTCGATGTAATCGTGGGATTTCCGGGCGAAACGGAAGAACATTTTTTGGAAACCTACAACTTCCTGAACGAACTTCCGATCACGTATCTGCACGTTTTCACCTATTCTGAAAGAGAAAATACCGAAGCCGCCGGAATGGACGGTGTGGTGCCAATTCCCGAAAGAAAACGCCGCAACAAAATGTTGCGCATCCTTTCCGAGAAAAAGAAAATGGCTTTTTATCAGTCACAAATCGGTAAAACTTTGCCGGTACTTTGGGAGCATGAAAACAAAGAGGGTTATATGTACGGTTTTACCGAAAATTATGTGCGTGTGCGCAAACCTTTCGCTGCTGGTTCAGTCAACCAGATTGAACTGGTCACGCTGAAACACATAAAGCCCGACGGAACGTTTGATGCAGAGGTTTCTTTTGATGAGTTCCTGGCTAAAGTTTAG